The following are encoded in a window of Peromyscus leucopus breed LL Stock chromosome X, UCI_PerLeu_2.1, whole genome shotgun sequence genomic DNA:
- the Ldoc1 gene encoding protein LDOC1 produces MFDEQLLLLRALLVRQRALIMENNQLMQQLGWLVCERATLLRQVRLPNYPVPFPSKFDGENSRLPEFLVQTMSYMIVHDDFFCNDAMKVAFMISLLTGEAEEWVVPYIEMDNPVISDYRAFVEEMKQCFGWYDNEDDDDF; encoded by the coding sequence ATGTTCGATGAGCAGTTGTTGCTTCTCCGCGCGCTTCTGGTGCGACAGCGCGCCCTGATCATGGAGAACAACCAGCTCATGCAACAGCTGGGGTGGCTGGTGTGTGAGCGGGCCACTCTGCTGCGCCAGGTACGTCTGCCTAACTATCCGGTGCCGTTCCCCTCAAAGTTTGATGGCGAGAACTCCCGGCTCCCCGAATTTCTGGTGCAAACAATGTCTTACATGATTGTGCATGACGATTTCTTCTGCAACGACGCCATGAAAGTGGCGTTCATGATCAGCCTCCTCACCGGGGAAGCCGAGGAGTGGGTGGTGCCCTACATCGAGATGGATAACCCCGTCATCAGTGATTATCGGGCCTTTGTTGAAGAGATGAAGCAGTGTTTTGGCTGGTATGACAACGAAGATGATGATGACTTTTAA